In one window of Eggerthella guodeyinii DNA:
- a CDS encoding extracellular solute-binding protein, translating to MSGRAGRGLRCLLSAALAGAIALPLASCAADGERAQEDVLTQKATEDGRQRVSVLVKYAFTIDGFERAVEERFPDIDIVQVGNYTRDMGTAEYEARLAHDDIPDMVMTWPYEIGEQYWEDELLDLAGMGFTDRYNLSMLDDLSRDGKLYYLPGPAQVRGIVYNKTLFEERGWEVPTSYDEFKALCRTIEASGMRSLQLGLGNAEVLDTAFTGFGFADCYSKPLDKLWIGSYDDGEGSFGDHFGPALDTFQDLVDEGILKPGDLDVTYADRETMFFGRECAMIEDSALMAHLGSTLWGSSDEFALMPFFNPGDGGDWARLYMVCYIGLSKHLAEEGNAEKYDLVMKLMDYISTPEGQEALMADTGAMYSSLVGMGAPDTPEIEALQPALQHSRYGTFPTLENAQGALREGLAGMVRGDLDAEDVARMVDEQNAAPPVAEEPAAIGRAAQDFSLTDTGGFVADALREAAGSDVALFLDNGKDGRYNGKGISARFYEGAITETDVGRVLPDLKHGETGTLWVVFMTGADLLETLERSITVDSDQGGWFYYFSGLRMEYAPAAEPGQRIRSIELADGGAVDPERAYTVAVMDETVPDEAVSSCEETGRSIEDVLEEAVRGAGTISPAQDGRLKIVEP from the coding sequence ATGAGCGGGCGCGCGGGCCGCGGGCTGCGCTGCCTCCTGTCCGCCGCGCTGGCGGGCGCGATCGCGCTGCCGCTGGCGTCGTGCGCGGCGGACGGCGAGCGGGCGCAGGAGGACGTGCTGACCCAGAAGGCGACGGAGGACGGGCGGCAGCGGGTGTCGGTGCTCGTGAAGTACGCCTTCACCATCGACGGCTTCGAGCGGGCCGTGGAGGAGCGGTTCCCCGATATCGACATCGTGCAGGTGGGCAACTACACCCGCGACATGGGCACGGCCGAGTACGAGGCGCGCCTCGCGCACGACGACATTCCTGACATGGTCATGACCTGGCCCTACGAGATCGGCGAGCAGTACTGGGAGGACGAGCTGCTCGATCTGGCGGGCATGGGGTTCACGGACCGCTACAACCTCTCCATGCTGGACGACCTCTCCCGCGACGGCAAGCTGTACTACCTGCCGGGCCCCGCGCAGGTGCGCGGCATCGTGTACAACAAGACCCTGTTCGAAGAGCGCGGCTGGGAGGTCCCGACGAGCTACGACGAGTTCAAGGCCCTGTGCCGCACCATCGAGGCGAGCGGCATGCGCTCGCTGCAGCTGGGGCTCGGCAACGCCGAGGTGCTCGACACCGCCTTCACCGGGTTCGGCTTCGCCGACTGCTACAGCAAGCCGCTGGACAAGCTGTGGATCGGCTCCTACGACGACGGCGAGGGCAGCTTCGGCGACCATTTCGGCCCGGCGCTCGACACGTTCCAGGACCTCGTCGACGAAGGCATCCTCAAGCCGGGGGACCTCGACGTCACCTACGCCGACCGCGAGACGATGTTCTTCGGCCGCGAATGCGCCATGATCGAGGATTCGGCCCTGATGGCCCACCTCGGCTCCACCCTGTGGGGCAGCTCGGACGAGTTCGCGCTCATGCCCTTCTTCAACCCCGGCGACGGCGGGGACTGGGCGCGCCTGTACATGGTGTGCTACATCGGCCTCTCCAAGCACCTCGCCGAGGAGGGGAACGCCGAGAAGTACGACCTCGTCATGAAGCTGATGGACTACATCAGCACCCCCGAGGGCCAGGAGGCGCTCATGGCCGACACCGGGGCCATGTACTCGAGCCTCGTCGGGATGGGCGCGCCCGACACGCCCGAGATCGAGGCCCTGCAGCCCGCGCTGCAGCACAGCCGCTACGGCACTTTCCCCACGCTCGAGAACGCGCAGGGCGCCCTGCGCGAGGGGCTGGCGGGCATGGTGCGGGGCGATCTGGACGCCGAGGACGTCGCGCGCATGGTGGACGAGCAGAACGCCGCTCCCCCGGTCGCGGAGGAGCCCGCGGCCATCGGGCGGGCGGCGCAGGACTTCTCGCTGACGGACACCGGCGGGTTCGTGGCGGACGCGCTGCGGGAGGCGGCCGGCAGCGACGTGGCGCTCTTCCTCGACAACGGCAAGGACGGGCGCTACAACGGCAAGGGGATCAGCGCCCGCTTCTACGAGGGCGCGATCACCGAGACGGACGTCGGGCGCGTGCTCCCCGACCTCAAGCACGGCGAGACGGGCACGCTCTGGGTGGTTTTCATGACGGGCGCCGACCTGCTGGAGACGCTCGAGCGCTCCATCACGGTGGACAGCGACCAGGGCGGGTGGTTCTACTACTTCTCGGGCCTGCGCATGGAGTACGCGCCCGCCGCCGAGCCCGGGCAGCGCATCCGCTCCATCGAGCTGGCCGACGGCGGCGCCGTGGATCCCGAGCGGGCGTACACCGTCGCCGTCATGGACGAGACGGTGCCGGACGAGGCCGTCTCGTCGTGCGAGGAGACCGGCAGGAGCATCGAGGACGTCCTCGAGGAGGCGGTGCGCGGCGCCGGCACGATCTCGCCCGCGCAGGACGGGCGCCTGAAGATCGTCGAGCCCTGA
- a CDS encoding FHA domain-containing protein produces MSMCPVCNNPIDSQAAACPHCGFKLLGSTQRFEPVSFGDDALPVAAAPQAAAALHVVRGPQTGVAYQLGDQALTIGRSPQCDVFLNDMTVSREHAAVEPSDGGYVIRDANSFNGVWVNNDSVETRRLASGDVIQIGAFCLVYKEE; encoded by the coding sequence ATGAGCATGTGCCCCGTATGCAACAACCCCATCGATTCGCAGGCCGCGGCCTGCCCGCACTGCGGGTTCAAGCTGCTCGGGTCGACGCAGCGCTTCGAGCCCGTGTCGTTCGGCGACGACGCGCTGCCCGTCGCGGCCGCGCCCCAGGCGGCCGCCGCCCTCCACGTGGTGCGCGGCCCGCAGACCGGCGTCGCCTACCAGCTGGGCGACCAGGCGCTCACCATCGGCCGCAGCCCCCAGTGCGACGTGTTCCTCAACGACATGACCGTGTCGCGCGAGCACGCTGCGGTGGAGCCCTCCGACGGCGGCTACGTCATCCGCGACGCCAACTCGTTCAACGGCGTGTGGGTGAACAACGACAGCGTGGAGACGCGCCGCCTCGCCTCGGGCGACGTCATCCAGATCGGCGCCTTCTGCCTCGTCTACAAGGAGGAGTAG
- a CDS encoding D-alanyl-D-alanine carboxypeptidase family protein, whose translation MTNIFKHLASVEHARLLACMLACALAFSGAALPTLAFADVRKADVVYGQTVDARGLAVAQCPNIDAEYAIVMGADGTVYFERNAQSPTQIASITKIMTGVVALDAVASGLVSLDSPITVSAAAAAVGESSAGLQEGDVMDLDAALKALLVPSGNDAAVAIAETIGALMEPGAADPEAVFVDAMNAKAQELGCTDTVYENPHGLDFDAYEGNLHSTAADVAKVVQYAMTNDTFRAAVGGGSTTIQVTRADGTKADIYLETTDGFFDIYEYSVGVKTGVTLLAGPSFAGAANKDGRELYAIVINSSSEAQRFQDAENLCEWVYEHEISYQLANSPETTTMNGTEVPVVAEVAHAGWIDATVKATLRDPAAAVTIFDLNGNVSQSLEFDELTGNVKEGDKVGTITFKQRNAVIATMDLVACEDLDAPDFFEGVGVWWDRLFRSFSGGQQVAQSVTLNETPLVIDKTASAA comes from the coding sequence TTGACTAACATCTTCAAGCATCTCGCATCCGTCGAGCATGCGCGCCTTTTGGCGTGCATGCTCGCGTGCGCGCTCGCGTTCTCGGGCGCGGCGCTGCCGACGCTCGCCTTCGCCGACGTGCGCAAGGCCGACGTCGTCTACGGCCAGACCGTCGACGCGCGCGGCCTGGCCGTGGCGCAGTGTCCGAACATCGACGCCGAGTACGCCATCGTGATGGGCGCCGACGGCACCGTGTACTTCGAGCGCAACGCCCAGAGCCCCACGCAGATCGCGTCCATCACGAAGATCATGACCGGCGTGGTGGCCCTCGACGCCGTGGCCAGCGGCCTCGTGTCGCTCGATTCGCCCATCACCGTGTCCGCAGCGGCGGCCGCCGTGGGCGAGTCGTCGGCGGGCCTGCAGGAGGGCGACGTCATGGACCTCGACGCGGCGCTCAAGGCGCTGCTCGTGCCCTCGGGCAACGACGCCGCCGTGGCCATCGCCGAGACCATCGGGGCCCTCATGGAGCCGGGCGCGGCCGACCCCGAGGCCGTGTTCGTGGACGCCATGAACGCCAAGGCCCAGGAGCTGGGCTGCACCGATACGGTGTACGAGAACCCCCACGGCCTCGACTTCGACGCCTACGAGGGCAACCTGCACAGCACGGCCGCCGACGTGGCCAAGGTGGTGCAGTACGCCATGACCAACGACACGTTCCGCGCCGCCGTGGGCGGCGGCAGCACCACCATCCAGGTGACGCGCGCCGACGGCACGAAAGCCGACATCTACCTCGAGACCACCGACGGCTTCTTCGACATCTACGAGTACTCCGTCGGCGTGAAGACCGGCGTCACGCTGCTGGCGGGCCCGTCGTTCGCAGGCGCCGCCAACAAGGACGGCCGCGAGCTGTACGCCATCGTCATCAACTCGTCCTCCGAGGCCCAGCGCTTCCAGGACGCCGAGAACCTGTGCGAGTGGGTGTACGAGCACGAGATATCCTACCAGCTGGCGAACAGCCCCGAAACCACCACGATGAACGGCACCGAGGTGCCGGTGGTGGCCGAGGTGGCGCACGCCGGGTGGATCGACGCCACGGTGAAGGCGACGCTGCGCGATCCCGCCGCAGCCGTCACCATCTTCGACCTGAACGGAAACGTGAGCCAGTCGCTCGAGTTCGACGAGCTGACGGGCAACGTGAAGGAAGGCGACAAGGTGGGCACGATCACCTTCAAGCAGCGCAACGCCGTCATCGCCACGATGGACCTCGTGGCATGCGAGGACCTGGACGCGCCCGACTTCTTCGAGGGCGTCGGCGTGTGGTGGGACCGCCTGTTCCGCAGCTTCTCGGGCGGCCAGCAGGTGGCGCAGTCCGTCACCCTGAACGAGACGCCGCTCGTCATCGACAAAACCGCGTCCGCCGCCTAG
- a CDS encoding amino acid-binding protein — MISQLTVFLENEKGRLAAACRAVSDAGINMHALNLADTADFGVARMLTDTPEAAAEALRGQGYRATVTPVLGVRVPNVPGGLASLLEFMDEQDANIEYGYCFSVNADTAVDVLKVDATDDLEQKLTEAGFEPVRPEDIYRID, encoded by the coding sequence ATGATTTCGCAGCTGACCGTTTTCCTCGAGAACGAGAAGGGCCGCCTCGCGGCCGCCTGCCGCGCCGTTTCCGATGCCGGCATCAACATGCACGCGCTCAACCTGGCCGACACCGCGGACTTCGGCGTGGCGCGCATGCTGACCGACACGCCCGAGGCCGCGGCCGAGGCGCTGCGCGGCCAGGGCTACCGCGCCACCGTCACGCCGGTGCTCGGCGTGCGCGTGCCCAACGTGCCGGGCGGCCTGGCCTCGCTCCTCGAGTTCATGGACGAGCAGGACGCGAACATCGAGTACGGGTACTGCTTCTCGGTGAACGCGGACACGGCCGTCGACGTGCTCAAGGTGGACGCCACGGACGACCTGGAGCAGAAGCTGACCGAAGCCGGTTTCGAACCGGTCCGACCGGAGGACATCTACCGCATTGACTAA
- a CDS encoding phenylacetate--CoA ligase family protein — protein sequence MYYQPDIETMPAEQLRDLQLARMKKTVSHAYDNVAFYQQSFKDAGAEPGDLKTLEDLAKFPFVVKQDMRDAYPFGLFAVPQKDVARIHASSGTTGQATVVGHTANDLKNWGDCFARGIYMVNGNADSTIQVSYGYGLFTGGLGAHAGGEAVGCSVIPTSSGNTKRQIQMMKDLGTDILACTPSYALLIADTAIEMGYDPAAEFKISAGIFGAEPASESMRDDIRKKLGIQYCDVYGLSEVMGPGVAMECAESRGLHVAEDHFYAEIVDPDTLQPVPDGTYGELVFTTLTRECCPLVRYRTRDVTRIIPETCGCGRTHRKIDRIVGRTDDMLILRGVNVFPSQIEQVIVSFPEIAAQYQIILTSKGPLDHVELDVETVPEFPFDEIRKLEDLKRRLASELKSNLQIAVDIKIVEPKTIERSEGKAKRIIDLREGKKA from the coding sequence GTGTACTACCAGCCAGACATCGAGACCATGCCCGCAGAGCAGCTGCGCGACCTGCAGCTCGCGCGCATGAAGAAAACCGTGAGCCACGCCTACGACAACGTGGCGTTCTACCAGCAGTCGTTCAAGGACGCCGGCGCTGAGCCGGGCGACCTCAAGACCCTCGAGGACCTCGCGAAGTTCCCGTTCGTCGTCAAGCAGGACATGCGCGACGCCTACCCGTTCGGGCTGTTCGCCGTGCCGCAGAAGGACGTCGCGCGCATCCACGCGTCCTCCGGCACGACGGGCCAGGCCACCGTGGTGGGCCACACCGCGAACGACCTCAAGAACTGGGGCGACTGCTTCGCGCGCGGCATCTACATGGTGAACGGCAACGCCGACTCCACCATCCAGGTGTCCTACGGCTACGGCCTGTTCACGGGCGGCCTGGGCGCGCACGCCGGCGGCGAGGCCGTGGGCTGCTCGGTGATCCCCACCTCCTCGGGCAACACGAAGCGCCAGATCCAGATGATGAAGGACCTGGGCACCGACATCCTCGCGTGCACGCCGTCCTACGCGCTGCTCATCGCCGACACGGCCATCGAGATGGGCTACGACCCGGCTGCCGAGTTCAAGATCTCGGCCGGCATCTTCGGCGCCGAGCCCGCCTCCGAGAGCATGCGCGACGACATCCGCAAGAAGCTCGGCATCCAGTACTGCGACGTGTACGGCCTGTCCGAGGTCATGGGGCCGGGCGTCGCCATGGAGTGCGCCGAGTCGAGGGGCCTGCACGTGGCCGAGGACCACTTCTACGCCGAGATCGTCGATCCCGACACGCTGCAGCCCGTGCCCGACGGCACCTACGGCGAGCTCGTGTTCACCACGCTCACCCGCGAGTGCTGTCCGCTCGTGCGCTACCGCACCCGCGACGTCACGCGCATCATCCCCGAGACGTGCGGCTGCGGGCGCACCCACCGCAAGATCGACCGCATCGTGGGCCGCACCGACGACATGCTCATCCTGCGCGGCGTGAACGTGTTCCCGTCCCAGATCGAGCAGGTCATCGTCAGCTTCCCCGAGATCGCGGCGCAGTACCAGATCATCCTCACCTCGAAGGGCCCGCTCGACCACGTCGAGCTCGACGTGGAAACCGTTCCCGAGTTCCCGTTCGACGAGATCCGCAAGCTCGAGGACCTCAAGCGCCGCCTGGCGTCCGAGCTCAAGAGCAACCTGCAGATCGCCGTGGACATCAAGATCGTGGAGCCGAAGACCATCGAGCGCAGCGAGGGCAAGGCGAAGCGCATCATCGACCTGAGAGAAGGGAAGAAGGCATGA
- a CDS encoding VanW family protein, translated as MADRTPRRTGADRTGRPDSARRAPSTQRDSYGRASQRGSTPARRSSAPASTRRPNAGKAAAPSRASARRPSDSRSYNTPAVWTKDAPRSASAGGRGPVLRVLGTVGSALFALLALVGTGLAALLRALARLVARSRVALAVVVVAAVVLVGGLVDFGVNAGKAYPGVRVGEIDAAGKTADELAALIEEIYGSRLAQGGVTVYANDEAASRIADELAAAQDAALAEQLAVEEARANKQAWTADAASLEARVPADELAAEALAVGREDGGVLARLGALVSGRELEPRAAYADAAVEELASDIDAAIGDPRVDYGIAVEDGTAAVTAGHDGSMVNRDALKRTLDGIFLGQEDGRGSFVAQTEYAPLRVDEAAAQAACDAVNAAIADGARFTFDGAAWSASAADIGAWVGTRVEGSSLVAFVDAAEAKPALLAHVAEVSKGDKLRATFEVDGDQVSVRTEGTGTIPLVAEAVSQLDAALFGEDGKARAGTGAGEPVDVGIGSGPAPETMSFDEAMDLGVIGTIASYTTEYTTGPGTEARNHNIALVSQFLSNSVVEPGGSWSFNGTAGDCSTEERGFQGAGAIVDGEYDDAIGGGICQVATTMFNAVYDAGFPVLTRHNHSLYIASYPTGRDAAVSWPDLDLVWENDSASDVLVRLSCVDGSVTATLYGVDPGYLVSTTTGDWGEGEKYATRTKVDETLAPNTSYVKTRGTDGRTITVIRTVKDADGAVLHEDAFGSVYDPVTEVVVEGPKSVNEDKGDAATEGSSSNVTSN; from the coding sequence ATGGCCGACCGGACGCCGAGACGAACGGGCGCGGATCGCACCGGACGCCCTGACTCCGCCCGTCGCGCGCCGTCGACGCAGCGCGACTCGTACGGTCGCGCCTCCCAGCGCGGCTCGACCCCCGCGCGGCGGTCGAGCGCGCCCGCGTCCACCCGCCGCCCGAACGCGGGCAAGGCCGCGGCCCCGTCGCGCGCCTCCGCGCGGCGCCCGAGCGATTCCCGCTCCTACAACACCCCCGCCGTCTGGACGAAGGACGCCCCGCGCTCCGCGTCCGCGGGCGGGCGCGGCCCCGTGCTCCGCGTGCTCGGCACCGTCGGGAGCGCGCTGTTCGCGCTTCTCGCGCTCGTCGGCACGGGGCTGGCGGCGCTGCTGCGCGCGCTCGCGCGCCTCGTGGCGCGCAGCCGCGTCGCACTCGCCGTCGTCGTGGTGGCGGCGGTGGTGCTCGTCGGCGGCCTCGTGGACTTCGGCGTGAACGCGGGCAAGGCCTATCCCGGCGTGCGGGTGGGCGAGATCGACGCCGCCGGCAAGACGGCCGACGAGCTGGCCGCCCTCATCGAGGAGATCTACGGGTCCCGCCTGGCCCAGGGCGGCGTGACCGTCTACGCGAACGACGAGGCCGCCTCGCGCATCGCCGACGAGCTGGCCGCGGCCCAGGACGCCGCGCTGGCCGAGCAGCTGGCGGTGGAGGAGGCCCGCGCGAACAAACAGGCCTGGACGGCCGACGCCGCGTCGCTCGAGGCGCGCGTGCCCGCCGACGAGCTGGCCGCCGAGGCGCTCGCGGTGGGCCGCGAGGACGGCGGCGTCCTCGCGCGCCTCGGCGCGCTCGTTTCGGGCCGCGAGCTCGAGCCGCGCGCCGCCTACGCGGACGCCGCCGTCGAGGAGCTCGCCTCCGACATCGACGCCGCCATCGGCGACCCGCGCGTCGACTACGGCATCGCCGTGGAGGACGGCACGGCGGCGGTCACCGCGGGCCACGACGGCTCCATGGTGAACCGCGACGCGCTCAAGCGGACGCTCGACGGCATCTTCCTCGGGCAGGAGGACGGCCGCGGGTCGTTCGTCGCCCAGACGGAGTACGCGCCCCTGCGCGTGGACGAAGCGGCCGCCCAGGCCGCGTGCGACGCCGTGAACGCCGCCATCGCCGACGGCGCCCGCTTCACCTTCGACGGCGCCGCCTGGAGCGCCTCGGCCGCCGACATCGGCGCCTGGGTGGGCACGCGCGTCGAGGGCTCCTCGCTCGTGGCGTTCGTGGACGCGGCGGAGGCTAAGCCGGCGCTGCTGGCGCACGTGGCCGAGGTGAGCAAGGGCGACAAGCTGCGCGCGACCTTCGAGGTCGACGGCGACCAGGTGAGCGTGCGCACCGAGGGCACGGGCACCATCCCGCTCGTGGCCGAGGCCGTCTCGCAGCTCGACGCGGCGCTGTTCGGCGAGGACGGCAAGGCGCGCGCGGGGACGGGCGCGGGCGAGCCGGTCGACGTGGGCATCGGGTCGGGCCCGGCGCCCGAGACGATGTCGTTCGACGAGGCGATGGACCTCGGCGTGATCGGCACGATCGCCTCCTACACCACCGAGTACACCACCGGGCCCGGCACCGAGGCGCGCAACCACAACATCGCCCTCGTGTCGCAGTTCCTCAGCAACTCCGTGGTGGAGCCGGGCGGCAGCTGGTCGTTCAACGGGACGGCGGGGGACTGCAGCACCGAGGAGCGCGGCTTCCAGGGCGCCGGCGCCATCGTGGACGGCGAGTACGACGACGCCATCGGCGGCGGCATCTGCCAGGTGGCCACCACCATGTTCAACGCCGTGTACGACGCGGGCTTCCCCGTGCTCACGCGGCACAACCATTCGCTGTACATCGCCAGCTATCCCACGGGGCGCGACGCGGCGGTCAGCTGGCCCGATTTGGACCTCGTATGGGAAAACGATTCCGCCAGCGATGTTTTGGTGCGTCTTTCTTGTGTGGACGGGTCCGTAACCGCTACACTGTACGGAGTCGATCCCGGATACCTCGTGTCCACGACGACCGGCGATTGGGGCGAGGGCGAGAAGTACGCGACCAGGACGAAGGTCGACGAGACGCTCGCGCCGAACACGAGCTACGTCAAGACGCGCGGCACCGACGGGCGCACCATCACGGTCATCCGCACGGTGAAGGACGCCGACGGCGCCGTTTTGCACGAGGACGCGTTCGGCTCCGTGTACGATCCGGTGACGGAGGTCGTCGTCGAAGGGCCGAAATCCGTGAACGAAGACAAGGGCGACGCTGCGACGGAGGGCTCTTCATCCAACGTCACGAGCAATTGA
- a CDS encoding CDP-alcohol phosphatidyltransferase family protein: MGRKDEGCAADQVSDRIFTVPNVISFVRLCLVPIFLVLLFNGYNIVATLLYALAAGTDWIDGQIARRTNTVSRLGQLLDPAVDRILMIAGVCGLFLVGRLPLWIILVVLVRDLLLLVGGAVLLKRFHVRVAVIFPGKVATTLLFVGFAGLLLNWPLVPGLGLVDAAWLPGLNALPCSWGIWFVYAGLALALATTAYYIAAALRNVRAARAVQAESVR; the protein is encoded by the coding sequence ATGGGACGTAAGGATGAGGGCTGCGCAGCCGACCAGGTGAGCGACCGCATCTTCACCGTGCCGAACGTCATATCGTTCGTTCGGCTATGCCTCGTGCCCATCTTTCTCGTGCTGCTGTTCAACGGCTACAACATCGTCGCCACGCTCCTGTACGCGCTGGCCGCGGGCACCGACTGGATCGACGGGCAGATCGCGCGCCGTACGAACACCGTGTCGCGCCTGGGCCAGCTGCTCGACCCGGCGGTCGACCGCATCCTCATGATCGCGGGCGTGTGCGGGCTGTTCCTCGTGGGGCGCCTGCCGCTGTGGATCATCCTCGTCGTGCTCGTGCGCGACCTGCTGCTGCTCGTGGGCGGCGCGGTGCTGCTCAAGCGCTTCCACGTGCGCGTGGCCGTCATCTTCCCGGGCAAGGTGGCCACGACGCTGCTGTTCGTGGGCTTCGCCGGCCTGCTGCTGAACTGGCCGCTCGTCCCGGGGCTCGGCCTCGTCGACGCGGCGTGGCTGCCGGGCCTGAACGCGCTGCCCTGCTCGTGGGGCATCTGGTTCGTGTACGCCGGCCTCGCGCTGGCGCTGGCCACCACGGCGTACTACATCGCCGCTGCGCTGCGGAACGTGCGCGCCGCCCGGGCCGTGCAGGCGGAAAGCGTCCGGTAG
- a CDS encoding 4Fe-4S binding protein gives MGSFKLGKMTLGGLFKKPETLLYPVQTKTPPPGLKGHVVNDVDRCILCGICQKRCPCAAITVDKPARTWTIDRFRCVQCGSCVRECPKDCLTMEPTYTPPATSKHVDAFEVPETKKTA, from the coding sequence ATGGGAAGCTTCAAGCTGGGAAAGATGACCCTCGGGGGCCTGTTCAAGAAGCCCGAGACGCTTCTGTACCCCGTTCAGACGAAAACGCCTCCTCCGGGCCTCAAGGGCCATGTGGTGAACGACGTCGACCGCTGCATCCTGTGCGGCATCTGCCAGAAGCGCTGCCCCTGCGCCGCCATCACGGTGGACAAGCCGGCGCGCACCTGGACGATCGACCGCTTCCGCTGCGTGCAGTGCGGCAGCTGCGTGCGCGAGTGCCCGAAGGACTGCCTGACCATGGAGCCCACGTACACCCCGCCCGCGACGAGCAAGCACGTCGACGCCTTCGAGGTCCCGGAAACCAAGAAGACGGCCTAA
- a CDS encoding nickel-dependent hydrogenase large subunit yields MGKATVIPFGPQHPVLPEPLHLDLVVEDETVIEAVPQIGFIHRGLEKLVETRDYNQFIYVAERICGICAFGHSMGYAETVEKLMGVEIPTRAEYLRVIWHELSRVHSHVLWMGLAADAFGFESLFMHCWRLRERVLDIFEKTTGGRVIFSVVKVGGVVRDIDDAQFAEMKRVLEGIKDDYRQLCNAFLKDTSVKNRTVGVGYISHEDALAQSMVGPFARASNVNYDVRMLGNGGYGFLNDFQPILDGQGDCYARVKVRALEVLQSIDIIEEMIAKIPAGDIAVDVKGSPAAGAEAANVVEQPRGECYYYARGNGSKNLERMRMRTPTSQNLAGMATALAGCDLADVNMIVLTIDPCISCTER; encoded by the coding sequence ATGGGAAAGGCGACCGTCATCCCGTTCGGCCCCCAGCACCCGGTGCTGCCCGAGCCTTTGCACCTCGACCTCGTGGTCGAGGACGAGACCGTCATCGAGGCGGTTCCCCAGATCGGATTCATCCACCGCGGCCTCGAGAAGCTCGTCGAGACGCGCGACTACAACCAGTTCATCTACGTGGCCGAGCGCATCTGCGGCATCTGCGCGTTCGGGCATTCCATGGGCTACGCCGAGACCGTCGAGAAGCTCATGGGCGTCGAGATCCCCACGCGCGCCGAGTACCTGCGCGTCATCTGGCACGAGCTTTCGCGTGTCCACTCCCACGTGCTGTGGATGGGCCTCGCGGCCGACGCGTTCGGCTTCGAGAGCCTGTTCATGCACTGCTGGCGCCTGCGCGAGCGCGTGCTCGACATCTTCGAGAAGACCACGGGCGGCCGCGTCATCTTCTCGGTCGTCAAGGTGGGCGGCGTGGTCCGCGACATCGACGACGCCCAATTCGCCGAGATGAAGCGCGTGCTCGAGGGCATCAAGGACGACTACCGCCAGCTGTGCAACGCCTTCCTCAAGGACACGTCGGTGAAGAACCGCACCGTGGGCGTGGGCTACATCAGCCACGAGGACGCGCTCGCCCAGAGCATGGTGGGCCCGTTCGCCCGCGCCTCCAACGTGAACTACGACGTGCGCATGCTGGGCAACGGCGGCTACGGCTTCCTGAACGATTTCCAGCCCATCCTCGACGGCCAGGGCGACTGCTACGCCCGCGTGAAGGTGCGCGCCCTCGAGGTGCTGCAGTCCATCGACATCATCGAGGAGATGATCGCCAAGATCCCCGCCGGCGACATCGCCGTCGACGTGAAGGGCTCGCCCGCAGCCGGCGCCGAGGCGGCCAACGTGGTGGAGCAGCCCCGCGGCGAGTGCTACTACTACGCGCGCGGCAACGGCTCGAAGAACCTGGAGCGCATGCGCATGCGCACGCCCACGTCGCAGAACCTCGCCGGCATGGCCACGGCGCTGGCCGGCTGCGATCTGGCCGACGTCAACATGATCGTGCTCACCATCGACCCCTGCATCAGCTGCACGGAAAGGTAG
- a CDS encoding NADH-quinone oxidoreductase subunit C, translated as MTLQSEFIPLTVEGLPALAAEKKAEGARFVQMLCVNTEDGIDLVYSFMKDGVLANHEIKGVKKGTVVPSVTDQFLAAFVFENEAHDLFGVDIKGIAIDFGGNFYALAQKEPMTIVSPEQHAAREKAKKLAAAKAEKAAKANASFVADHPDAKPKREGVIEPSGDDDLETRLAGMDPEKVARVRAGIAAKAKKAAAEAEAAKKAAADEKIAGLDPEKAAKVKAALEAKAAREAAKAAAEKEGE; from the coding sequence ATGACCCTGCAATCCGAGTTCATCCCCCTGACCGTCGAGGGCCTGCCGGCGCTCGCGGCCGAGAAGAAGGCCGAGGGCGCGCGCTTCGTGCAGATGCTGTGCGTGAACACCGAGGACGGCATCGACCTCGTCTACTCGTTCATGAAGGACGGCGTGCTGGCGAACCACGAGATCAAAGGCGTGAAGAAGGGCACCGTCGTGCCCAGCGTCACCGATCAGTTCCTGGCCGCGTTCGTGTTCGAGAACGAGGCGCACGACCTGTTCGGCGTGGACATCAAGGGCATCGCCATCGACTTCGGCGGCAACTTCTACGCGCTCGCGCAGAAAGAGCCCATGACCATCGTCTCGCCCGAGCAGCACGCCGCCCGCGAGAAGGCCAAGAAGCTCGCCGCCGCCAAGGCGGAGAAGGCCGCGAAGGCCAACGCGTCGTTCGTCGCCGACCATCCCGACGCGAAGCCGAAACGCGAGGGCGTCATCGAGCCGTCCGGCGACGACGATCTGGAGACGCGCCTGGCCGGCATGGATCCCGAGAAGGTGGCCCGCGTGCGGGCCGGCATCGCCGCGAAGGCCAAGAAGGCCGCGGCCGAGGCGGAAGCAGCCAAGAAGGCGGCCGCCGACGAGAAGATCGCGGGCCTCGACCCGGAGAAGGCCGCCAAGGTGAAGGCGGCGCTCGAGGCCAAGGCCGCGCGCGAAGCGGCGAAAGCAGCCGCTGAGAAGGAAGGAGAGTAG